From the Pongo pygmaeus isolate AG05252 chromosome X, NHGRI_mPonPyg2-v2.0_pri, whole genome shotgun sequence genome, one window contains:
- the TMEM47 gene encoding transmembrane protein 47, protein MASAGSGMEEVRVSVLTPLKLVGLVCIFLALCLDLGAVLSPAWVTADHQYYLSLWESCRKPASLDIWHCESTLSSDWQIATLALLLGGAAIILIAFLVGLISICVGSRRRFYRPVAVMLFAAVVLQVCSLVLYPIKFIETVSLKIYHEFNWGYGLAWGATIFSFGGAILYCLNPKNYEDYY, encoded by the exons ATGGCTTCGGCGGGCAGCGGCATGGAGGAGGTGCGCGTGTCGGTGCTGACCCCCTTGAAGCTGGTCGGGCTGGTGTGCATCTTCCTGGCGCTGTGTCTGGACCTGGGGGCGGTGCTGAGCCCGGCCTGGGTCACAGCTGACCACCAGTACTACCTGTCGTTGTGGGAGTCCTGCCGGAAACCCGCCAGCTTGGACATCTGGCACTGCGAGTCCACGCTCAGCAGCG attgGCAGATTGCTACTCTGGCTTTACTCCTGGGCGGCGCTGCCATCATTCTCATTGCATTCCTGGTGGGTTTGATTTCTATCTGCGTGGGATCTCGAAGGCGTTTCTATAGACCTGTTGCGGTCATGCTTTTTGCAGCAG tTGTTTTACAGGTTTGCAGCCTGGTCCTTTACCCAATCAAGTTCATTGAAACTGTGAGCTTGAAAATTTACCATGAGTTCAACTGGGGTTATGGCCTGGCCTGGGGTGCAACTATATTTTCATTTGGGGGTGCCATCCTTTATTGCCTGAACCCTAAGAACTATGAAGACTACTACTAG